Proteins from a genomic interval of Periophthalmus magnuspinnatus isolate fPerMag1 chromosome 11, fPerMag1.2.pri, whole genome shotgun sequence:
- the gngt1 gene encoding guanine nucleotide-binding protein G(T) subunit gamma-T1, which translates to MPVINVEDLTDKDKALMEVNQLKTEVKLERWKTSKCCEEMRDYIQALVDEDTLVKGISEEKNPFKEKGGCIIC; encoded by the exons ATGCCAGTGATAAACGTGGAGGACCTGACCGATAAGGACAAAGCTCTGATGGAGGTGAACCAGCTGAAAACAGAGGTGAAGCTGGAGAGGTGGAAG ACGTCCAAATGTTGTGAGGAGATGCGTGACTATATCCAGGCTCTGGTGGACGAGGACACGCTGGTGAAAGGGATCTCCGAGGAGAAGAACCCCTTCAAGGAGAAGGGCGGCTGCATCATCTGCTGA